Sequence from the Burkholderia sp. GAS332 genome:
GAACTCAGCCTTGACCTTGATCGTGCCGGTGGAGGTGTCCACCTGGTTGTCGACGGCAAGCAAGCTGCCCCGCGCCAGCAGGGTCTTCTTGTCGCGGTCATAGGCGAGCACCGCGACGGCGCCGCGCGACATCGCCTGACGGATCTGGCCGAGATAGTCTTCGGGCACCGCGTACACCACGGTGGCCGGCTGCAACTGCGTGATGACCGCGACGCCGGTGGTGCTGGCGGTCGTCACGTAGTTGCCCGGATCGACGAGGCGCAAACCCACCACGCCGTCCACGGGCGACGTGATCGTGCAATAACTCACCTGCACCTGCAGGTTCTTCACATTGCCGGTATCGGAGACGACCGTGCCCTGATCTTCGTTGACGGTCGCCACCTGGGTATCGAGCGTCTGCTGGGTGATCGAGCCGACCTTGATCAACTGACGGTAGCGTTGCAAGTCGAGTTGCGCATTGGCGAGCGCGGCCTTGTCATGCGTTAGCGTGCCTTGCGCCTGCACGAGCTGCGCCTCCAGCGCGCGCGAATCGATGCGCGCGATCACCTGGCCTCGATGGACGAACTGGCCTTCCTTGAAGTCGACCGAATCGAGTATGCCGTTGACCTGGGTGATCACCGTCACGGTTCGCGTCGGCGTCACGGTGCCGAGCGAATCGATGTACACGGGCACGTCGGCCAGTCTCGCGGCGACGGCCGAAACAGGGGTACCACGCGGCGTAGCCGGTGCTTTTTGCACGGGATGCCGGAAGTGAAAAAACCAGACCGCCACTACGGCCAGCAACACGATCACTACGGCCGCGGTCCAGTTCAGATGGTGTCTTTGCATGCGCGCCTCGTTCGCGAAAGCGGGGGTGTGCCGCCATCGAGAGGCTGCGTGCCAGGATTTGCAACGACTATGCCAGGTGAGTGGCACCGATGCGCCGGGCCTGGTGCTCGAGAGATAGGTCCGGCGTTGTCGTGATTTGTGACGCGCACTGTCGCAAATCACGACAACCGGGCACGACAATCCGGCGCGCGCTTTCATTGGACCTGCGCGTCGCGTCAGCGCGACGGCTGCGGCGGGGCGGGCTGCCGGCCGGTGTCATGCCGGTCCGGTTCAGCCTGGCATACCATTCGCATCAGATCGTCTTGTCGATGTGCAATGCCCGAACACACCAGGACCCTCATGCTTCGATCGTTACGCGGCCGTCTGATCGTGCTGCTCGTGCTGCTGGTGGTCGCCGCAGGCGCGACGGCCACTTTGATGATCGGGCTGTTCCATCAGTCGGCGGCGGCGCGGGTCGGCCAGGCGGCGGCTGAGAACAGCCGCGCCTGCGAATCGATTGCCGCCGCGTACCGCCTGCATGGCGCCGATCTGACGGGGCTCTCGTCCTCGCCCGACAATGCCGCCGAGCGCGCCCGCCTGAACGCGCTGGTGCAAGGCGCGCTGCGCAACCGGCCGGGCGTGCAAGGCGGCATCTGGCAGGGCGACATGGGCTCGGTGGCCTACGCCTTTCCGACCTACGAGGGCGCCACCCCACGCACCGATCCGCCCGGCGGCGAGTTGCCGCGCATCCGCGCCACCAATGCCGCCGCGTCGAGCAGCGACCGCGCGGCCAGCAACCGTTACGGCGTGCTCTCCCGAACCCTGCTGATCGCGGCCTGTCCGCTGCCGGGGCCGGTCCCGCACCTGACCGCGTGGACGATGACGTGGACCTTCACGTTCGCGGGCAGCAGCTACTATCAGATGATGGCGGGGCAAGCCGTGCTGCTCGTCACGGTGCTGGTTGCCGCGGCCTTGTTGACGCACCTGACGATGACCTGGTCGCGCCATGTCTCGCAGATCGAGGCGGCGCTCAATACCTACGACGTCGCCGATCTGCCGGTGCTGCCGGCCACGCGCGAACGCGAGCTGGATCGCATCGTGCTGGCGTTGAACGAGGCCGGGCGCCGGCTCTCCGCTGCGCGGCAGCGTGGCGACCAGCTCGCGCGGCAGATGGCGACCGCCGAGCGCCTCGCCGCGATCGGCCGGGTCGCGGCCGGGGTCGCGCATGAGATCCGCAATCCCATCGCGGCGATGCGTCTGAAAGCCGAGAGCGCAGTGGCCGGCGGGGCCGAGCGTCAGCCCCAGGCGTTGCGCGTGATCCTTGGCGAGATCGAGCGACTCGATGCCCTGGTGCGCCGGCTGTTGAGCATTACTGAACATGACGAACCCAAGCGCGAGTGGATCGACGTCGGCGCGTTTCTCGACGCATGTATTGCGCAGCATACCGAGCGTGCGGCAGCGAAGCAGGTGACGCTTGCCTGCACGGCCGACCCTGAGGAGGCACGTTTCGATCCGGACCAACTGCAGCGCGCGATGGATAATCTGATTCTGAACGCGATCAATGCGGCGCCGGAAGGCAGCCGGATCGACGTCGCCGCGGTGCACCGCACGGATGCGCTAGTCTTATCCGTGCACGATCGGGGTGTGGGCCCGCCCGAGGCCATTCGGGATCATCTGTTCGAGCCGTTCGTGACCGGGCGGCCCGATGGAACGGGTTTAGGCCTGTCGATCGTGCGTGAAGTGGCTGAAGCACACGGCGGCTCGGCGCGTTTTGAATTGACGGACAACGGAACCTCTTTCGAGATTATCTTGCCATGGCCCACATCCTGATCGTCGACGACGACGCGACAATGCGCGATGCACTCGCCGAAGTGGTCATCGACCTGGGCCATAGCGCGTGCATGGCCGCCAACGGCATGCTGGCGCTCGACTTGCTCGACACCGAGGCCGTCAACGCCATGATCCTCGACTTGCGCATGCCCGGCATCGACGGAATCGAGGTGCTGCGCCGCATGCGCGAGCGCACCGGTGCGCCCCCGGTGACCGTGTTGACGGCTCACGCGACGGCGTCCAATACGATCGAAGCCATGCGTCTTGGCGCCTTCGATCATCTGACCAAGCCGATTGGCCGCGCCGATCTTGCCGAGGTTCTGCAGCGCATGCTGGACAGCGTCGTGGAATCTGGCGGGGGTGTCTGCGCGACGGAATCCGAGGCGCTGATCGGCTCGAGCGAGGCGATGCGGACCGTTCAGAAGACGATCGGCGTGCTCGCCGATAGCGACGCCACGGTGTTGATCACGGGTGATACGGGAACCGGAAAAGAAGTCGTCGCGCGCGCGATTCACGAACACGGGCAGCGCAATCGCGGGCCATTCATTGCAGTCAATTGCGCAGCGATTCCCGCCGATCTGCTGGAAAGCGAACTCTTCGGTCACGTCCGCGGCGCATTCACCGGTGCGAGCGCCGATCGCGACGGGGCGTTCCGCCAAGCCGAATGCGGCACCCTGTTTCTCGACGAGATCGGCGACATGGACATTGCCATGCAGGCGAAGATCCTGCGCGCGTTGCAGGAGCGCGTCGTCGTGCCGGTGGGCGGCAGGCCGGTTCCCGTCAAGGTGCGCGTGATCGCGGCGACTCATCGCGATCTTGTCCGCTGCGTGCGTGACGGCACGTTTCGCGAAGATCTTTTCTACCGGCTGCATGTGGTGCCCATCCACTTGCCGCCGCTGTCCGAAAGGATCGCTGACATCGTGCCGCTCGCCGAGTATTTCCTGAATCGTGCGACCGCGGGTAAGCGCCTGTCCGCCGACGCAGCGGCGCATCTGATTCGCTATGGCTGGCCCGGCAATGCGCGCGAACTCAAGAATGCGATGGAGCGAGCCGCGGTGATGGTGCGCGGCGAATACATTCACGCGACCGACCTGGCGTTCCTCGACGATGTGCGCTCGCGGCAGGGTCCCGTGCTCGACTGGCCGGACGAAGACCTGCCCTCGGCGCTGGCACGGCTCGAGGAAATGCTGATTCGCCGCGCGTTAAAACATAGCGGCAACAACCGCACCGACGCCGCACGTCGGCTCAATGTAAACCGGCAACTGCTTTACGCAAAGCTCAAGCGCTATGGGATCGAGGTGGCCGACGCGCCACACGAGGGCAAGGACGGTATTGAAGGCAGCGAGCGTAGTGAAGGCGAGGTGTAGTCACAGCGATTGGTTCGCCAAACGTTTGCGCCGTTGCAGCTATTGGTCTGACGATTTGTCAGGTTAAAGATTTGCGTTTTGCATGTCGTTATCCAGCCAATAAGTCAGGACCATCGCGCTTACCCGTGCCTTACGAAGGCGCGGGATGCACGAGGCAATAGCTCTTCGGGGAGAATGAATCTTGAATCAACAACGATCGCCATGGTCGCGCTCAGCGGCTCCGGGCGAAGTCATCTATTCGGAAGGCTTCGCGGGCGACGCCGTCATCTACGTGATCGCAGATGGCAAAGTCGAAATCTCCACCCAATGCGACGAAAAGAAAGTCATCCTCGCCACCCTCGGCAAGGGCGAGTTTTTTGGCGAAGCGTCGTTGTTGCCGGCGGAGCCACGCGCGCACACCGCGAAAGCCCTGAGCTTCTGCCAATTGACCGTCATTGCAGCCAAGGTCGTGGAGGATGAGCTCGAACGCGTATCGCCGCTGCTGCGCCATATCGTACGCACCATGATTCGACGCGTGAAGAAGAAGGACGATGTCCTTGCCACCAATACGCATGCGGATTTTCTGCCGGGTGTTCTCTCGTACGCGCATGTTCTGTCGCTGATGGCGGGGACCGAGAACGCAGACCGGCTGGACGGACGCGCGCGCCGCACTCAAGGGGAGGAGTGCTCGGTGCCGCTGCCGGAAGTCATCAAGAAGTGCCATGCGATTGCCGGCCATTCCCGTCCGCACGTGATGGCGATGCTCAAGCGCATGGAAAGACTCAACCTCGTGACGCTCGAACCGGGCCGCTCCGATCGTGTGAGCACGATGTCTGCGCGCTATTCGGCGCAAGACGGCGCAGCCGGCCGCCAGCTCGTGACCTTCGATCCCGTGCGGATCACGGAACGGGCCCAGCAGGTGGCGGACCACGATCTCGACGTTTCAATCACCAGCGAACTGGAGCTGATCGAACTGGCCGACCTGGAAGCCCTGATCGGCGTCGAGAAGAATCTGATTCTCAACAAGCTCTCGCATGCGGAAATCGCTGAAGACATCTTCGCGTTTCGCAAGACCAAGGTATTGAATTACGTCGAGGAAAAGGGCATCACGTATTTTTCCCGGCGCAATGCCCGTGGTGCAAGCGAGCTGAAGTCGCTGGACGATCTGGAGTTTGTCGACCAGCGAACCTTGTTCGAAGCCGTGAGCGCTTTCGACACCTATGACCTCGCGAAGTTGCTCGCCGCCGTGACGGGCGAACCGGTCTCCGATCGTTTGTTCTCGGTGATGACCGAGGCGCGCAAGAAGGAGGTGTCGTGGGTCATGCGGCGTGAGATCAAGATCGATCCGCTCGAGGTTGCCGAGATCGAAGAGCGATTCATCGAGACCGTGCGCGCGATCAAATCCCCGGCAGCCAATGCTGCGCCGCTTTCCAATGTGAATGCCTGACACCTGGTGGTCGGGCAGCGGGCCGCGTTCAGGTCCGCTCCGATGACCAGGACGGCCGCTCGAGAGGATGTATGGATCTTTTGACGCTATTCGGCGCCCTGTTCGGCGTGACGGCCATCGTGGCTGGTTTCTCGCTCGAAGGTGGGCATTTCACTTCGCTGTTCCAGCTGGAGGCACTCGTCATCGTGGTGGGCGGCACCTTCGGCGCGGTGATGATCCAGAACACGTGGGCCAGGTTTTATGACGGCTTGAAGCAGTTGCGCCTCGCTTTTGTGAAAGCGCGGCAGGTCGACCGGGAAAGCTTGTCGGTGCTGCTCGAGTGGGGCGATCAGGCGAAGGTGAACGGCATGCTCGTGTTCGAGTCGATCGAGGCGGGCGGCATCAATCCGTTTGCCAAACGAGGCCTGGAGCTGCTGGCCAATGGTGTGTCGACTGCCGTGCTCGAAGACGCCTTGCAGCGGGAGCTGGATGCCTATGAGCGCAACCATATGGCGGCTGCGCGGATATGGCAGCAGGCGGGTGGTTATGCGCCGACGTTCGGCATTCTGGGGGCGGTACTCGGCCTGATTCAGGTCACCGGCCATATGCTCGAGCCGGCGCAACTCGGGCAAGGGATTGCCGTTGCCTTTGTGGCCACGCTGTACGGTCTCGCGTTGGCGAACCTGGTGTTTCTGCCCTTGTACGGAAAGATCAGGGCGCAGGTGGATAGCGAATTGCGCTTCAGGCGTTTGTACCTCGATGGCCTGCTTGCGATATCGCGCAAGGAGTCGCCCCACACGATCGAAACCCGGCTCGCGGGCGACATCCGGGAAAGATCGGCTGAGTTGCTCGGCTAACGGACCTCGAAGCCGGCCTCGAGGCGGGTCTTGAAGCTGGTCTCGAAGCGGGTCTCGACCGGTTGGCAAAAACTCGCCAGGCGCCCATTCAAACGCAATTCGGAAGCAGACGTTTCGACCATGAACAGTTCTTCGGGTAACCGGCGCCTAGCCACAAACAAAACCGGCTATCAGCAGCACGATGACGGCAGCGACGGCGATGACGAGGCGCAGTCCGGGCGCTGGCTGATTTCCTATGCGGACCTCGTCACCACGCTGATGGTGTTATTCCTTGCGCTTTATGCGCTGGAGTTGGCGAAAAACCGCGAGCTCGAAATAAAGATGCTCGAGCGCCATGAGATGAAAACGGAGACGGCCGCCGGCAGCGCTCACGCACCGGTCGCCGTGCCTGGCGCGCCCGATGCCGCAAGGCGGCAGCTTCTTTCATTGCTGGCGCCGCTTCAGGATAACCGGCAGATTACGATTTCGAATGCCTCACAGGGCGTGGAAATCGCCATCAACGCGAAGGTGCTCTTTAACTCGGGCGACGCGCATCTGTTGCCGGAATCTGCTGGGGTGTTGGAGCAGATCGCCGGGGTGCTGCGCGACCGGTCAAAGAACAACATCCTCGTCGAGGGACACACGGACAGTGTGCCGATTTCGACCGCGAAATACGAATCCAACTGGGAGCTGTCGTCGGCGCGGGCCGGTGCTGTGGTTCGATTCTTCGCGGACAAAGGAATCGAACCTCACAGAATGGCCGCCATCGGCCGGGCGGACAATTTCCCCCTGATCATCGGCGACGATGCGGCAGCGCGCGCCGCGAATCGCCGCGTCACCATCCTCGTGGAATATTGAGTCGCAAAACCCGTGAACGCGTGGCGAATCGCGCCATGTTGGTCGCTACGTGTTTATACCGAGAAGCTGCGCACCAAACGGGACTTGCGTGCTGCGGAACAGACTGCGAAGATCGCGTTAAAGCCGCGCTTTCGTCTGATGTTTTTCATTTTCCCGACGCTTCCGGCCGTGCTGATTGGTTCGTAGACGATCTGCGCCGTGAGCCGACTGTTTCCGATCATGGCCGCCAGGTCGGGTGGCTGAGCGATTGAGCGCACCGTATTGACCGGGGAATCACATGTTTGCGTCGAGCCCGTTTGCCGAACTGCTGGACCATGCGAGCCGCTGGCTGCAGGGTTGCGTGCTCGTTCTGGTGATGATGACCGTGGGCGTGGTGCTGGAGCGGCGCTGGCCGGCCGAGTTATTGCAATCGCGCGCCGGGAAGCGTTTTAACCTCGTCTACGCCGCCCTGTATCTGGCGCTCGCGGAAGCCATGCGGCCGCTGATGGCGATGACCAGTGTCGCGATCGTCAATGCGGTTGGCGGTGGCTGGGTCGTGCTGGCCTCGCGGGGATGGGGTGCATTGGCCTCCATCGTGATCATGCTATTGACGTTCGATCTGCTCGAATATGCATTTCACCGCTTACAGCATGCATGGCCGGTGCTGTGGAAACTGCATTCGCTGCACCATAGCGCGGCCGAGTTCAATGTCACGGTAACACTGCGGCATCACTGGTTCGAAGTGCTCATCAAGGGCTGCCTGCTTTATCCGGTGGTGGGCGTGCTATTCAAGGTCGAGCCGTGGATCCTCGGTGTGACCACGATCATTTTCATGTTCGGCAATTACTTCGCGCATATGAACCTGCGCGTCGACCTGGGCCGTTTCACGACGTGGGTCAACAATCCGCAATACCACCGCCTGCATCACTCGAACCGCGCCGAGCATTTCGACCACAACTTCACGCAATTGCTGCCGCTGTGGGACCACCTGTTCGGCACGTTATGGGTGCCGGCGAAGCACGAATGGCCGGCCACGGGTCTGGACGACGGCGCGCAACCGCGTTCGCTGCTCGGCGCGCTGAGCTGGCCGCTGCGCTCGCATGCCGGGCCTGATCTAGGCCAGCCTCGCGCTGCGCACCGCTTTGCCGCCCAGCAGGCAAACGATCAGGGTGGCGACGACGAGCACGCATAACGCAAGGCGCAAGCCGAGCAAGCCCGCGCCGAATCCGATCAGGGGCGGGCCGATCAGGAAACCGGCATAGCCCGCCGTGGCCGCCATCGACACGCCGACAGCCGGCGTGACGGTCGAGCGGCCCGCCGCACTGAAAATGACCGGAACGATATTCGCGAGGCCGACGCCGACCATCGCGAAGCCCGCGCAGGCCGTGAACACGGTCGGCAGGCTCAACACCAGCGCGAACCCGGCCACCGCCAGCAGACCGCCGAGGCCGACTACCTTGCTCGAGCCGAAGCGTCGCACGGAGACGTCGCCGACAAGGCGGCAGGCGGCCATCGAGAATGCAAACGCGGAATAGCCGACTGCCGCGACACTGGCCTCTTCGTTCAAGGCTGAGCGCAGGTACACCGCGCTCCAGTCGGCGACCGCGCCTTCCACCATCATGCACAGGAACGCGAGCATCGCCAGTTTCATCACAGCGGCACTGGGCCATGCAAATCCGTTGGAGGCGGCGGCCGCCCGCGGACCGAGGTCGCGCAACGCGAGCGCTGCGGCGGCGGCAATGAGGGCGGCGATGAGCACGTCCGGCAGGACGAGACCGCCGATCACGCCGAAGCCGCCTTTCTGGAGCATGGCGCCGGTTGCCGCGCCGAGCAGGCCGCCCGCACTCCACGACGCGTGAAACGACGACATGATCGGCGACTT
This genomic interval carries:
- a CDS encoding membrane fusion protein, multidrug efflux system, with the translated sequence MQRHHLNWTAAVVIVLLAVVAVWFFHFRHPVQKAPATPRGTPVSAVAARLADVPVYIDSLGTVTPTRTVTVITQVNGILDSVDFKEGQFVHRGQVIARIDSRALEAQLVQAQGTLTHDKAALANAQLDLQRYRQLIKVGSITQQTLDTQVATVNEDQGTVVSDTGNVKNLQVQVSYCTITSPVDGVVGLRLVDPGNYVTTASTTGVAVITQLQPATVVYAVPEDYLGQIRQAMSRGAVAVLAYDRDKKTLLARGSLLAVDNQVDTSTGTIKVKAEFPQSGDALFPNQFVNARMQADTLNQIPVIPTAAIQHGTNGDFVFVVGTGGKVALRNVKAGPVSGDNTAILDGGVKAGERVVTDGADKLDNGSMVRVVAAAAPARPSAASAATASPASSAAAASWVTAH
- a CDS encoding two-component system, NtrC family, response regulator, with the translated sequence MAHILIVDDDATMRDALAEVVIDLGHSACMAANGMLALDLLDTEAVNAMILDLRMPGIDGIEVLRRMRERTGAPPVTVLTAHATASNTIEAMRLGAFDHLTKPIGRADLAEVLQRMLDSVVESGGGVCATESEALIGSSEAMRTVQKTIGVLADSDATVLITGDTGTGKEVVARAIHEHGQRNRGPFIAVNCAAIPADLLESELFGHVRGAFTGASADRDGAFRQAECGTLFLDEIGDMDIAMQAKILRALQERVVVPVGGRPVPVKVRVIAATHRDLVRCVRDGTFREDLFYRLHVVPIHLPPLSERIADIVPLAEYFLNRATAGKRLSADAAAHLIRYGWPGNARELKNAMERAAVMVRGEYIHATDLAFLDDVRSRQGPVLDWPDEDLPSALARLEEMLIRRALKHSGNNRTDAARRLNVNRQLLYAKLKRYGIEVADAPHEGKDGIEGSERSEGEV
- a CDS encoding cAMP-binding domain of CRP or a regulatory subunit of cAMP-dependent protein kinases yields the protein MNQQRSPWSRSAAPGEVIYSEGFAGDAVIYVIADGKVEISTQCDEKKVILATLGKGEFFGEASLLPAEPRAHTAKALSFCQLTVIAAKVVEDELERVSPLLRHIVRTMIRRVKKKDDVLATNTHADFLPGVLSYAHVLSLMAGTENADRLDGRARRTQGEECSVPLPEVIKKCHAIAGHSRPHVMAMLKRMERLNLVTLEPGRSDRVSTMSARYSAQDGAAGRQLVTFDPVRITERAQQVADHDLDVSITSELELIELADLEALIGVEKNLILNKLSHAEIAEDIFAFRKTKVLNYVEEKGITYFSRRNARGASELKSLDDLEFVDQRTLFEAVSAFDTYDLAKLLAAVTGEPVSDRLFSVMTEARKKEVSWVMRREIKIDPLEVAEIEERFIETVRAIKSPAANAAPLSNVNA
- a CDS encoding chemotaxis protein MotA, translating into MDLLTLFGALFGVTAIVAGFSLEGGHFTSLFQLEALVIVVGGTFGAVMIQNTWARFYDGLKQLRLAFVKARQVDRESLSVLLEWGDQAKVNGMLVFESIEAGGINPFAKRGLELLANGVSTAVLEDALQRELDAYERNHMAAARIWQQAGGYAPTFGILGAVLGLIQVTGHMLEPAQLGQGIAVAFVATLYGLALANLVFLPLYGKIRAQVDSELRFRRLYLDGLLAISRKESPHTIETRLAGDIRERSAELLG
- a CDS encoding chemotaxis protein MotB translates to MKLVSKRVSTGWQKLARRPFKRNSEADVSTMNSSSGNRRLATNKTGYQQHDDGSDGDDEAQSGRWLISYADLVTTLMVLFLALYALELAKNRELEIKMLERHEMKTETAAGSAHAPVAVPGAPDAARRQLLSLLAPLQDNRQITISNASQGVEIAINAKVLFNSGDAHLLPESAGVLEQIAGVLRDRSKNNILVEGHTDSVPISTAKYESNWELSSARAGAVVRFFADKGIEPHRMAAIGRADNFPLIIGDDAAARAANRRVTILVEY
- a CDS encoding Sterol desaturase/sphingolipid hydroxylase, fatty acid hydroxylase superfamily; amino-acid sequence: MFASSPFAELLDHASRWLQGCVLVLVMMTVGVVLERRWPAELLQSRAGKRFNLVYAALYLALAEAMRPLMAMTSVAIVNAVGGGWVVLASRGWGALASIVIMLLTFDLLEYAFHRLQHAWPVLWKLHSLHHSAAEFNVTVTLRHHWFEVLIKGCLLYPVVGVLFKVEPWILGVTTIIFMFGNYFAHMNLRVDLGRFTTWVNNPQYHRLHHSNRAEHFDHNFTQLLPLWDHLFGTLWVPAKHEWPATGLDDGAQPRSLLGALSWPLRSHAGPDLGQPRAAHRFAAQQANDQGGDDEHA
- a CDS encoding Nitrate/nitrite transporter NarK, which encodes MKSLVQPVSTPFMKPLKERVATLGVFLANGFGIGAWAVEVPRIKENLALSDTSLGIALFAFALGAIVAMPLAGQLAPRFGSGRATALLGAAFVVALPLPAFAPNLATLFIALLALGAANGALDVSMNGHASTIETQWKSPIMSSFHASWSAGGLLGAATGAMLQKGGFGVIGGLVLPDVLIAALIAAAAALALRDLGPRAAAASNGFAWPSAAVMKLAMLAFLCMMVEGAVADWSAVYLRSALNEEASVAAVGYSAFAFSMAACRLVGDVSVRRFGSSKVVGLGGLLAVAGFALVLSLPTVFTACAGFAMVGVGLANIVPVIFSAAGRSTVTPAVGVSMAATAGYAGFLIGPPLIGFGAGLLGLRLALCVLVVATLIVCLLGGKAVRSARLA